DNA sequence from the Bacteroidales bacterium WCE2008 genome:
CAGAGTTCCGGAATATCCGGCAGCGTTGACCGTATTCAGCAGTTTCTCGGCATTGGCACGGTATGTAAATGCGCCCACGACGATATAATATCTGTAATCCAGTTTAGTCGTAAAAAGGCCTCCCATTGCGGAAGGATTGAGAATCGTACCATGCATCTGCCTGAGCGAATCAAGCAGGGCGAGCGAGTCGGCAAGAGCCTTTTCAACTCTCTTGAGAGAGTCGATCCTGGCCTGATGCTCCGCTTCTTTTGCCTGTACGATTTCGGTACGGAGAGCCTCGATTTCGGCAGATGTCGGTCTGCCCGCAAGTTTACGCAGTCCGTCGCATC
Encoded proteins:
- a CDS encoding Sporulation related domain-containing protein, which translates into the protein MIMLLSVLMLTGCDGLRKLAGRPTSAEIEALRTEIVQAKEAEHQARIDSLKRVEKALADSLALLDSLRQMHGTILNPSAMGGLFTTKLDYRYYIVVGAFTYRANAEKLLNTVNAAGYSGTLISFRNGYNAVGIAPGNNLNSALNSLVEIKKEAFCPADAWILVNE